The sequence GCTTGTGTTGCGGGGATCGACGGCCACCAGCGGGATACCCGCCAGTTTGGCCTTGTACGTCAGGAAGAGACGCAATTGAGAGAAGGCCCACGAATGCAGAACTGCACGTTGTTTCCGCCCGGCCTGAACTCGGTCACGGATACCGCCCAATTCTTCAACGGCGATACCTTGTCCAGTGCGTTCAGCTTCAACAACGATCTGCTTGGCAATGTTGTGGTTCACCCAGGTCGCAAAACGGGACTCCTGCCCGGCGAGTTCCTTCAGCCTTCGCTTCGCGGCCCGGGTCTGTTTCTTCTGGAGAGTGGATCGCAACCGACGATGCCGGTGCCGTACACCCTTGATCTCACTCCCGCTGTAGTTCTTCCCATCGGAAGTAGTGGCGATATTGGCGACTCCGAGGTCAACCCCAACAAAGTCGTGGATCTCGACAGGCAGATTGTCGGGCATGTTCACCGTGCAGAGCAGGAAGAACTTGCCACCACGGTAGACAAGATCGGCCTGCCCCTTGATGCGGTCAAACCGCTCTTTCTGGTAGTCCCCGTAAACCATCGGGACGATCACCCGGCCTTCTGGCATGGCCCACAGGCTGACTCTATCGACGCCCTTGAAGCTGAAGATTCTCTCGTCGTAAGTGATTGCGCCGTGCGGTTTGAAGGTGGGGCAGATCTTCTTATCCCGAGCAAAGACTTCCACGGCCTTGCCGATGGCACGGACGGCCATTTGAGCCGAGAGGCCGAACCGCTCACGAATCTCGCGGTAGGCGAGTTTGTGGATGGACGGCTGACTGAACACCTTGGCGTCGAATCCGCACTTGGCCGCGAACGTGGCCGCTTCGTTCACGTTCTCCATCGTCAAGAAGAGTCGCTGACGCTGTTCGGCGTCGGGCAAGACTTGAAGTTGGAGTGTCAGTTTCACTACTTAGGAGTATATCACTCCAAAACACAGACAGGAACCAGAAAGGAAAGCGGGAACAGGGCGTGCGTTGCACGCCGCGCTATCCCTCTGTCGCCTAAAGGCAGCAGTCTCCCGCGCTACGAACTATGAGTTCCTCGGCCCTCCAGCCCCTGCCGCCCGACTTGACCGACGTCCGCCGCCTCGTGCTGGACGCCGTTTCCAGTCCCACCACGAAGAAGATGTACGCCAAAGCCCTCGACGATTTCTTCGTCTGGTGGGCAGGGCAGGGGAGGCCTCCCTTCGCCCGGGCCACCGTGCAGGCGCACCGCGCCTGGCTGGAAGAGCAGGGCTATAGTCCCTCCACCATCAACCAGCGCCTGGCTGCGTTACGGAAACTCGCCCGCGAGGCCGCGCTCAACGGTCACCTGGGGCCGGAAGCCGCAGCCGGCGTCACGCAGGTATCCGGTGTGAAGCAAAGCGGCACCAGGGCAGGGAACTGGCTGACCCGGGAACAAGCCCAGGCGCTGCTCGATCTGCCCGATGCGCGGACATTGAAAGGCAAGCGCGATCGCTCCATCCTTGCATTGCTGCTGGGCTGCGGTCTGCGCCGGGCTGAGGTCACCGGCCTGGATGTTGGCTTGGTTGAGCAGCGCGATGGCCGCTGGGTGATTCCGGATCTGCATGGTAAACACGGCCGGGTCCGCACCGTGCCGGTGCCGGGCTGGGTCAAACACGCTGTCGACGTTTGGAGTGAGGCCGCTGGTTTGACCGAAGGCCGGCTACTGCGGCGGATGAACCGGCACGATCAGGTCAGCGGCACTTCGTTGTCGCCCAACGCCATTCTGTCGCTGGTTTCCTCATACGGAGCCAAACTGGGCGTGAAGCTCCAGGCCCACGACACGCGCCGCACCTGCGCCAAGCTCTGCCGCGCCGCCGGCGGCGATCTGGAACAGATCCAACTCCTGTTGGGCCACGCCTCCATTCAGACCACGGAGCGCTACCTGGGAACGCGGCAGAATCTGGCCGACGCCCCCAACGACCGGCTTGGTTTGACGGCAAACGGTGAATGAGGAACCATAGGCTCCGCCAAACACTCGGGATATTCCAGATGCGCTAATCTCGGAGAGCGGAGTGACTAGTACGCGATGCAGACTCAACTCGCCAAACAGGAAGTGATTGAAGAAATGACGCGGCGGCTCGTTGAGTTTTACGGGCCTGTCCGCATTTATCTCTTCGGCTCGGAGGCTCGCAACGAAGCGGGGCCGGACAGCGACCTTGATTTTCTTGTGGTAGTGCCTGACGACACCCCTGAAGTGATGATGCGGAGCAGCGAGGTGTATTCGCGCCTCTCTGGATTCGGTATACCGAAGGACGTGATCCCGTGGCGACAGAGCGATTTCGAAAGCCGTGCAACCTATGTCAAGGCATCCTTGCCCGCGACGGTAGTCCGTGAGGGGAAACTGCTATATGAGTCCGCGTGAGGCTCTGGTTACGGAGACGCGGGAGTGGCTTGAGCGCGCCCAGGCAGACCTGGATGCCTGCGTCGTTCTAATCTCGGCTGGATTAGCGCCCGAGGCGCTGTTCCATGCCCAGCAATGTGCGGAGAAGTCTATGAAAGCTATCCTCACCTGGCACCAGGCTTCTTTCAGGAAGACGCACGACCTGGACGAGTTGAAACACGCTTGTCTGCCGCTTGCCGGAGGCATCGCTACTGAATTGGCCGGAATAGAGCGGCTCTCGCAGTACGCTTGGCGCTTTCGCTATCCCGGTGCCCCGTATTCTCCTGAGCGGACAGAGGCGGAAGAAGCCCGGCACGCAGCTGGTCAGCTTTTCAACACTGTAGCCGCTTGGCTTAGATCACAGTTTGGTGAGTAAGTTCATGAGACTTCCCGCCTGACACCCTTTGTACCTGCAAAGGCGGGGATTCTCAGGTTCGGAAAAGTGCTCACTTGAATTCTTTTCGTTTCACGATACGCGCCGCACCTGTGCCAAGCTGTGCCGTGCCGCGGGCGGGGACCTAGAGCAGATCCAGCTTTTGCTGGGCCACGCCTCCATTCAGACCACGGAGCGCTACCTGGAAACGCGGCAGAATCGCTCCGAGGCTCCCAACGACCGGCTGGGCTTGACGGCGGAAGGTGATTGGCATCCTCCTTGCCCTAAAGGAGGGGAAGTCCCAACTCAGCCTGGGATTCGCCGACATTTATCGCCACGCCAGCGAGGCCTCATCGGCAA is a genomic window of Armatimonadota bacterium containing:
- a CDS encoding transposase codes for the protein MKLTLQLQVLPDAEQRQRLFLTMENVNEAATFAAKCGFDAKVFSQPSIHKLAYREIRERFGLSAQMAVRAIGKAVEVFARDKKICPTFKPHGAITYDERIFSFKGVDRVSLWAMPEGRVIVPMVYGDYQKERFDRIKGQADLVYRGGKFFLLCTVNMPDNLPVEIHDFVGVDLGVANIATTSDGKNYSGSEIKGVRHRHRRLRSTLQKKQTRAAKRRLKELAGQESRFATWVNHNIAKQIVVEAERTGQGIAVEELGGIRDRVQAGRKQRAVLHSWAFSQLRLFLTYKAKLAGIPLVAVDPRNTSRECAEGGNSRLSNCVAVLHG
- a CDS encoding tyrosine-type recombinase/integrase, which gives rise to MSSSALQPLPPDLTDVRRLVLDAVSSPTTKKMYAKALDDFFVWWAGQGRPPFARATVQAHRAWLEEQGYSPSTINQRLAALRKLAREAALNGHLGPEAAAGVTQVSGVKQSGTRAGNWLTREQAQALLDLPDARTLKGKRDRSILALLLGCGLRRAEVTGLDVGLVEQRDGRWVIPDLHGKHGRVRTVPVPGWVKHAVDVWSEAAGLTEGRLLRRMNRHDQVSGTSLSPNAILSLVSSYGAKLGVKLQAHDTRRTCAKLCRAAGGDLEQIQLLLGHASIQTTERYLGTRQNLADAPNDRLGLTANGE
- a CDS encoding nucleotidyltransferase domain-containing protein translates to MQTQLAKQEVIEEMTRRLVEFYGPVRIYLFGSEARNEAGPDSDLDFLVVVPDDTPEVMMRSSEVYSRLSGFGIPKDVIPWRQSDFESRATYVKASLPATVVREGKLLYESA
- a CDS encoding HEPN domain-containing protein produces the protein MSPREALVTETREWLERAQADLDACVVLISAGLAPEALFHAQQCAEKSMKAILTWHQASFRKTHDLDELKHACLPLAGGIATELAGIERLSQYAWRFRYPGAPYSPERTEAEEARHAAGQLFNTVAAWLRSQFGE
- a CDS encoding site-specific integrase, which encodes MYLQRRGFSGSEKCSLEFFSFHDTRRTCAKLCRAAGGDLEQIQLLLGHASIQTTERYLETRQNRSEAPNDRLGLTAEGDWHPPCPKGGEVPTQPGIRRHLSPRQRGLIGNCRHRYLPGGQGFTDEVEVVCGEYLLET